A genomic region of Jeotgalibaca ciconiae contains the following coding sequences:
- the lgt gene encoding prolipoprotein diacylglyceryl transferase: protein MNHLIAEINPVAFSLGGLEIAWYGILIGLGIIIAMSLASNEGDRKGMPNEFVIDMAFWAVPIAIVGARIYYVIFEWQYYLEHPEQIIQIWNGGIAIYGALLAGGITVYFFTKKKNVPFYLALDILAPGVLVAQAIGRWGNFINQEAHGTEVTRTFLENLFLPEFIINQMNINGTYYHPTFLYESLWSFIGFIVILILRRQSKTLREGEVFLTYVMWYSFGRFFIEGMRTDSLYLFDVIRVSQLLSVVLFIAAAAIWVYRRYNNYPKDPFYTEINLGMNQKSK, encoded by the coding sequence ATGAATCATCTTATTGCAGAAATTAATCCAGTAGCATTTTCTTTAGGTGGATTAGAAATAGCATGGTATGGCATACTTATTGGACTAGGGATAATCATCGCTATGTCTTTAGCTTCAAATGAAGGCGATCGTAAAGGAATGCCTAACGAATTTGTGATTGATATGGCTTTTTGGGCGGTACCTATCGCAATTGTTGGTGCGCGTATTTATTATGTGATATTTGAATGGCAATACTATTTAGAACATCCAGAACAAATCATCCAAATTTGGAATGGCGGAATTGCGATTTATGGCGCACTACTTGCAGGTGGAATAACAGTATACTTTTTTACAAAAAAGAAAAACGTGCCTTTTTACCTGGCATTAGACATATTAGCACCAGGAGTTCTAGTTGCTCAGGCGATTGGACGTTGGGGAAACTTTATTAACCAAGAAGCACATGGTACAGAAGTAACAAGAACATTTTTAGAAAATCTTTTTTTGCCAGAGTTTATTATTAATCAAATGAACATCAACGGCACCTATTACCATCCAACTTTTTTGTATGAATCATTATGGTCTTTTATTGGTTTTATTGTTATATTGATTTTACGCAGACAATCAAAAACCTTACGTGAAGGGGAAGTCTTTTTAACTTATGTAATGTGGTATTCGTTTGGTCGTTTCTTTATAGAAGGAATGCGAACAGATAGTTTGTATTTGTTTGATGTTATTCGTGTTTCGCAGTTGCTTTCTGTTGTTCTTTTCATTGCCGCAGCAGCTATCTGGGTTTACCGCCGTTATAATAATTATCCAAAAGATCCATTCTATACAGAAATTAATCTAGGAATGAACCAAAAATCAAAATAA
- a CDS encoding NAD(P)H-dependent glycerol-3-phosphate dehydrogenase: MKEIVAVLGPGSWGTALSMVLDENQHEVRLWGVDSKQIAEINTEHTNKNYLPETQLSDGIVGYTDLEKAITGATYILFVVPTKAIRSVAKQVAALLDGKTKPVLIHASKGLEQETHKRISVIIEEEISSDLHDGLVVLSGPSHAEEVAKKDITTITAASGTDEIAKKVQKLFINHYFRVYTNSDVIGVELGAALKNIIAVGAGALHGLGYGDNAKAALMTRGLAEISRLGVAFGADPLTFIGLSGVGDLIVTGTSIHSRNWRAGNLLGKKVPLAEVLESMGMVVEGVQTTKAAYELAQQKGIEMPITEAIYRVLYEDADIDEVIRDLMMRDRKAE; encoded by the coding sequence ATGAAAGAAATTGTAGCAGTATTAGGACCGGGATCGTGGGGAACAGCCCTATCCATGGTTCTTGATGAGAATCAACATGAAGTTCGTTTGTGGGGAGTCGATTCAAAACAAATTGCAGAAATAAATACTGAACATACCAATAAAAACTATTTGCCTGAAACTCAGTTAAGTGACGGTATTGTCGGTTACACGGATTTAGAAAAAGCAATTACTGGGGCGACATATATCTTATTTGTTGTTCCAACAAAAGCCATTCGTTCAGTAGCAAAACAGGTCGCTGCTTTATTGGACGGAAAAACGAAACCTGTTCTGATTCATGCCAGTAAAGGTCTTGAACAAGAAACACATAAAAGGATTTCAGTTATTATAGAAGAAGAAATCTCATCAGATTTACATGATGGTTTAGTGGTATTATCAGGGCCAAGCCACGCAGAAGAAGTAGCGAAAAAAGACATTACGACTATTACAGCAGCTTCAGGAACGGATGAAATTGCTAAGAAAGTTCAAAAGTTATTTATTAATCATTATTTCCGAGTATACACAAATTCAGATGTAATAGGTGTCGAATTGGGTGCCGCTTTGAAAAATATAATTGCTGTGGGAGCAGGGGCGTTACACGGCTTAGGTTATGGCGACAATGCGAAAGCAGCTTTAATGACACGCGGTCTTGCTGAAATAAGCAGGCTTGGTGTAGCATTCGGCGCAGATCCACTGACTTTTATTGGTTTAAGTGGAGTGGGAGACCTTATTGTTACGGGAACCAGCATCCATTCGCGTAATTGGCGTGCAGGGAATTTACTCGGTAAGAAAGTTCCATTGGCAGAAGTTTTGGAAAGTATGGGGATGGTTGTGGAAGGTGTTCAAACGACTAAAGCAGCCTATGAACTCGCTCAACAAAAAGGAATTGAGATGCCAATTACAGAAGCGATTTATCGTGTATTATACGAAGACGCAGACATTGATGAAGTAATCAGAGATTTAATGATGCGCGATCGTAAAGCAGAGTAA
- the galU gene encoding UTP--glucose-1-phosphate uridylyltransferase GalU, with product MKKVRKAIIPAAGFGTRFLPVTKAMAKEMLPIVDKPTIQFIVEEAIESGIEDILIVTGKSKRPIEDHFDSNIELEANLQAKGKTDLLKIVQETTKLRIHFVRQSYPLGLGHAVLQAKAFVGDEPFVVMLGDDLMKDEIPLTRQLMEAYERTHASTIAVMQVAHEDTSKYGIIDPDNELEEGLYNVRSFVEKPDPKDAPSDLAIIGRYLLTPEIFEILENQEVGAGGEIQLTDAIDTLNKTQRVFAKKFTGKRYDVGDKFGFLATSIDYGLNHPEMDGKLKDYIIELGSRLEQESK from the coding sequence ATGAAAAAAGTAAGAAAAGCGATTATTCCGGCAGCTGGCTTTGGAACACGTTTTTTACCTGTGACAAAAGCAATGGCAAAAGAAATGTTGCCGATTGTAGACAAACCAACGATTCAATTTATTGTAGAAGAAGCGATTGAGTCAGGAATCGAAGATATTTTAATTGTCACTGGAAAAAGCAAACGGCCAATAGAAGATCATTTTGATTCAAACATTGAGCTGGAAGCAAATTTACAAGCAAAAGGAAAAACTGATTTATTAAAAATCGTTCAAGAAACAACGAAACTTCGTATTCATTTTGTTCGCCAATCGTATCCTCTTGGCTTAGGGCATGCAGTTCTACAAGCAAAAGCATTTGTAGGAGATGAGCCATTTGTTGTTATGCTGGGCGATGATTTGATGAAGGATGAGATTCCTTTAACACGACAATTGATGGAAGCTTATGAGCGGACACATGCATCAACCATCGCAGTTATGCAAGTAGCTCATGAAGACACGTCGAAATACGGAATTATTGACCCTGACAATGAACTGGAAGAAGGGTTATACAATGTTCGCAGTTTTGTTGAGAAGCCAGACCCGAAAGATGCACCAAGTGACCTGGCAATCATTGGCCGTTACTTATTGACACCAGAAATTTTTGAAATTCTGGAAAACCAAGAAGTAGGAGCCGGTGGGGAAATTCAACTAACCGATGCGATTGATACACTTAATAAAACGCAACGTGTATTCGCAAAGAAATTTACTGGTAAACGATATGACGTAGGAGATAAATTTGGTTTCTTAGCAACAAGTATTGATTATGGGTTAAATCATCCAGAAATGGACGGAAAACTAAAAGACTATATTATTGAATTAGGCAGTCGTTTAGAACAAGAAAGCAAATAA
- the trxB gene encoding thioredoxin-disulfide reductase, with product MELQEKLYDVIIIGAGPGGMTAALYASRANLETLIIERGVPGGELINTAEVENYPGFDSITGPDLADKIYESSMRFGAEHVYGDVKGIKADGAYHIIEAGKKAYRTKSVIIATGSHHRKLNIPGEEQYNGRGVSYCAVCDGAFFRDKDLVVVGGGDSAVEEGTYLTQFADVNIVHRRDELRAQKILQDRAFKNDKVSFTWDTVVEEIKGDDNKVTAVAVKNVNTGEVTEKSVDGVFVYVGILPQTDAFRDLGITDEEGWIITNDLMETTVPGIFAVGDVRKKTLRQITTAVGDGGEAGNRAYHYVEEWNERNEAK from the coding sequence ATGGAACTACAAGAAAAATTATATGATGTCATTATTATTGGAGCTGGTCCAGGAGGGATGACTGCTGCCTTGTATGCATCTCGCGCGAATCTAGAAACACTTATCATCGAGAGAGGTGTTCCTGGGGGAGAATTGATTAATACAGCAGAGGTTGAAAATTATCCTGGTTTTGATTCAATCACAGGCCCAGATTTAGCTGATAAAATCTATGAAAGTTCAATGCGCTTCGGTGCTGAACATGTATATGGAGACGTTAAGGGAATAAAAGCAGATGGGGCATACCACATTATTGAAGCAGGGAAAAAAGCATATCGTACAAAATCAGTTATCATCGCAACGGGATCTCATCACCGTAAGTTAAACATTCCCGGTGAAGAGCAGTACAACGGCCGCGGTGTTTCCTACTGTGCGGTATGTGATGGGGCATTTTTCCGTGATAAAGATCTTGTAGTAGTTGGTGGAGGAGACTCTGCAGTTGAAGAAGGAACATATTTAACACAATTTGCTGATGTGAATATTGTTCACCGCAGGGATGAACTTCGTGCGCAAAAAATCTTACAGGATCGTGCGTTTAAAAATGACAAAGTTTCCTTTACTTGGGATACAGTAGTCGAAGAAATTAAAGGTGACGATAATAAAGTGACCGCTGTTGCAGTTAAAAATGTGAATACTGGAGAAGTGACGGAGAAAAGTGTGGATGGCGTATTTGTTTATGTGGGAATCTTGCCACAAACAGATGCATTCCGTGATTTAGGTATTACAGATGAGGAAGGTTGGATCATTACAAATGATTTGATGGAAACGACTGTTCCCGGTATTTTTGCCGTTGGGGATGTTCGTAAGAAAACTTTGCGTCAAATTACCACAGCAGTTGGAGATGGTGGAGAAGCAGGGAATCGCGCTTATCACTATGTAGAAGAATGGAACGAGCGTAACGAAGCAAAATAA
- a CDS encoding amino acid ABC transporter permease, whose amino-acid sequence MLFFELLVQHFPSFIDAMWQTIQITLFSLLFASIIGIVFGLMKVSHNKILRSIANAYIWVIRGTPLLVQIYFVYFGIPMATGISLTEWNAGIITMSLNAGAYMAEIVRGGIESVDTGQMEAARSLGLPYRISMNKVVLPQALRTMLPSIINQFIITLKDTSLLSVIGVRELTMNGKIITANNMETIRMWGIVAIYYLIVISILTIIANKMEDRLSYSKKSV is encoded by the coding sequence ATGTTATTTTTTGAATTGTTGGTTCAACACTTTCCATCTTTCATAGATGCGATGTGGCAAACCATCCAAATAACTTTATTTTCTTTGCTATTTGCATCGATAATCGGGATTGTTTTTGGATTAATGAAAGTATCTCATAACAAAATATTGCGCTCGATTGCGAATGCTTATATTTGGGTTATCCGTGGCACACCTTTACTCGTGCAGATTTATTTTGTTTATTTCGGCATTCCGATGGCAACTGGTATTTCACTAACAGAATGGAATGCGGGAATTATCACCATGAGTTTAAATGCAGGAGCATATATGGCTGAAATCGTGCGTGGAGGAATTGAATCGGTAGACACAGGACAAATGGAAGCAGCTCGAAGTTTAGGGTTGCCTTATCGAATCTCCATGAATAAAGTTGTTTTACCACAAGCATTACGGACTATGTTACCGTCTATTATTAATCAGTTTATTATTACTTTAAAAGACACTTCGCTGCTTTCAGTTATAGGTGTCCGTGAATTAACCATGAATGGAAAGATTATCACTGCTAACAATATGGAAACCATTCGAATGTGGGGAATCGTTGCGATTTATTACCTAATCGTCATTTCGATCTTAACCATTATTGCAAATAAAATGGAAGACCGCTTATCCTATAGTAAAAAATCTGTGTAA
- a CDS encoding transporter substrate-binding domain-containing protein, whose product MNKKKLMQFGLTALAATFLAACGSDNNTGGDSSEASGGEVYIIGTDTTFAPFEFENDEGEFVGIDLDLLEAIAEDQGFEYELRSLGFNAAVTALEAGQVDGVIAGMSINEERLVKYDFSDPYYSSRTGVAVKPDSGITSLEDLAGTQVVVKTGTTGAEYAESIKDEYDFDVKYVEDSSTMYQDALTGNSSAVFEDYPVIQYEITRGMGLEVIAQSEEGGEYGFATLKEKQPELVEMFNAGLQNLRESGEYDEIIARYLGE is encoded by the coding sequence ATGAACAAAAAGAAACTCATGCAATTCGGTCTAACAGCTTTAGCAGCAACTTTTTTAGCTGCCTGCGGTTCTGATAATAATACTGGTGGTGACTCTAGTGAAGCTAGCGGTGGAGAAGTTTATATTATCGGTACCGATACAACATTTGCTCCTTTTGAATTTGAGAACGACGAAGGAGAATTCGTTGGAATTGACTTAGATTTATTAGAAGCAATTGCAGAGGACCAAGGTTTTGAATATGAATTACGTTCTCTTGGCTTTAATGCTGCAGTAACGGCTTTAGAGGCTGGGCAAGTTGACGGAGTTATTGCGGGTATGTCTATTAATGAAGAACGTCTAGTGAAATACGATTTTTCAGATCCATATTATTCAAGCAGAACAGGCGTCGCTGTAAAACCTGATTCAGGTATTACTTCATTAGAAGATCTAGCTGGTACACAAGTAGTTGTGAAAACAGGTACTACTGGAGCTGAATATGCAGAAAGCATCAAAGATGAATACGATTTTGATGTGAAGTATGTGGAAGATTCTTCAACCATGTATCAAGATGCTTTAACTGGTAATTCTTCGGCCGTTTTTGAAGATTATCCGGTAATTCAATATGAAATTACAAGAGGCATGGGCTTAGAAGTGATCGCTCAATCCGAAGAAGGCGGCGAGTACGGTTTCGCTACCTTGAAAGAAAAGCAACCTGAACTAGTTGAAATGTTCAATGCAGGCTTACAGAACCTTCGAGAGAGCGGCGAGTATGATGAAATCATTGCTCGTTACTTAGGTGAATAA
- a CDS encoding phospho-sugar mutase, translating into MAYMETYKQWKNYAALDEKLVEELKSMKGSDDLIKDAFFSPLEFGTAGMRGVIGAGINRMNVYTVRQATEGLARLMESKGEEEKKRGVAIAYDSRRFSPEFAMEAARTLGKHGIPSYVFESLRPTPELSFAVRHLNTLTGIMITASHNPPEYNGYKVYGEDGGQMPPADAEALTDFIREIEDPLNIEVVSEEALKENNLLTILGEEIDQAYLNEVKTVSVNPELIAEMSKEMKLVFTPLHGTGKMLGERALKNAGFESFTIVPEQAEPDTEFSTVESPNPEEPGAFEYAEKLGKKLGADVLVATDPDADRLGAAVRRNDGEYEVITGNQIASLMVDYLLLAKKDANELPENAVVLKSIVSSEFPTVIAESYGAKMVDVLTGFKFIAEKIKQYEEDGSYEFQFGFEESYGYLVKPFVRDKDAIQALVLLAEVAAYYKKKGQTLYDGLQDLYEKHGYYQEKTISVTMSGLSGAEKIKALMARFREEPPKSFADIKVVETQDFNTSLKTKIDGSSEPIDMPSSNVLKYFLEDESWIAIRPSGTEPKIKFYIGAKADSESAVSAKVAAFEKDIKNLTQD; encoded by the coding sequence ATGGCTTACATGGAAACATATAAACAATGGAAAAATTATGCAGCATTAGATGAAAAATTGGTAGAAGAATTAAAAAGCATGAAAGGAAGCGATGATTTAATCAAAGATGCTTTCTTTTCACCACTAGAGTTTGGTACTGCTGGAATGCGCGGTGTCATTGGGGCTGGAATTAATCGAATGAACGTTTATACAGTGCGACAAGCAACTGAAGGGTTGGCTCGATTAATGGAATCAAAAGGGGAAGAAGAGAAGAAACGTGGTGTAGCAATTGCGTATGATTCCAGAAGATTCTCTCCTGAATTTGCAATGGAAGCGGCAAGGACCCTCGGAAAACATGGGATTCCTTCTTATGTATTTGAAAGTCTTCGTCCCACTCCGGAATTATCTTTCGCGGTTCGTCACCTGAATACATTAACCGGTATTATGATAACTGCCAGTCACAATCCTCCAGAATATAATGGATATAAAGTTTATGGAGAAGATGGGGGCCAAATGCCACCTGCTGATGCAGAAGCACTGACGGATTTTATTCGCGAAATCGAAGATCCGTTGAATATTGAAGTAGTCAGTGAGGAAGCATTAAAAGAAAATAATTTGTTAACGATTCTTGGCGAAGAAATTGATCAAGCCTATCTGAACGAAGTGAAAACAGTCTCTGTTAATCCTGAACTGATTGCAGAAATGAGTAAAGAAATGAAGTTGGTATTTACGCCACTTCATGGAACAGGAAAAATGTTAGGAGAACGTGCTTTAAAAAATGCTGGATTTGAAAGTTTTACAATTGTTCCCGAACAAGCAGAGCCGGACACAGAATTTTCAACGGTTGAATCGCCGAATCCAGAAGAACCTGGTGCGTTCGAATATGCAGAAAAATTAGGGAAAAAATTGGGTGCAGATGTACTTGTTGCAACCGATCCAGATGCAGACCGTCTAGGAGCCGCGGTGCGCCGAAATGACGGAGAATATGAAGTAATCACTGGGAACCAAATTGCTTCCTTGATGGTTGATTATTTATTGCTAGCTAAAAAAGATGCGAATGAACTTCCAGAAAACGCGGTTGTACTAAAGTCGATTGTGTCCAGCGAATTCCCCACAGTAATTGCAGAATCGTACGGCGCTAAGATGGTGGATGTATTAACTGGATTTAAATTTATTGCTGAAAAAATCAAGCAATATGAAGAAGACGGGAGTTATGAATTTCAATTCGGATTTGAAGAAAGCTATGGTTATTTAGTGAAACCTTTCGTTCGTGATAAAGATGCAATTCAAGCGTTAGTATTGCTTGCTGAAGTTGCTGCTTATTATAAGAAAAAAGGCCAAACTTTATATGATGGACTGCAAGATTTATATGAAAAACATGGCTATTATCAAGAAAAAACAATTTCCGTAACGATGAGCGGCTTGTCTGGTGCAGAGAAGATTAAAGCATTGATGGCTAGATTCCGTGAAGAACCACCAAAATCATTTGCAGATATCAAAGTGGTTGAAACACAAGATTTCAATACAAGTTTAAAAACAAAAATCGATGGTTCTTCAGAACCAATTGATATGCCTAGTTCAAATGTGTTGAAATATTTCCTAGAAGATGAAAGTTGGATTGCCATCCGTCCAAGCGGAACAGAGCCGAAAATCAAGTTCTATATTGGTGCAAAGGCAGATAGCGAGTCAGCGGTGTCAGCTAAAGTAGCAGCGTTTGAAAAAGACATAAAAAACTTAACACAAGATTAA
- a CDS encoding ABC transporter permease gives MSQMNTFQQLLFYVSENGMYVLSQFWRHFLISIYGVLFAAVISIPLGFWIARYKKMADWVIGIANVIQTIPSLALLSILMLGLGLGTDTVIATVFLYSLLPIIKNTYTGVRNVDGSLLDTGKGMGMTRMQLTFMVELPLSLSVIMAGIRNALVVAIGITSIGTFIGAGGLGDIITRGVNATNGGAIILAGAIPTALMAIISDILLEYLETRLDPSKRAARRK, from the coding sequence ATGAGTCAAATGAATACTTTCCAACAATTACTGTTTTACGTATCAGAAAACGGAATGTATGTACTCAGCCAATTTTGGCGTCACTTTTTAATTTCCATTTATGGTGTATTATTTGCAGCAGTCATATCGATTCCATTAGGATTTTGGATTGCGCGCTACAAAAAGATGGCCGATTGGGTTATCGGTATCGCAAATGTCATCCAAACCATTCCCTCTCTAGCTTTACTTTCCATTTTAATGTTGGGACTTGGATTAGGGACGGATACAGTCATCGCTACTGTTTTCCTCTATTCTTTACTTCCAATTATTAAAAATACTTATACTGGCGTACGAAATGTAGATGGATCTTTGCTAGATACTGGTAAAGGAATGGGAATGACCCGCATGCAATTGACCTTTATGGTTGAATTGCCTCTATCGCTTTCCGTCATTATGGCTGGAATACGAAACGCTCTTGTGGTTGCTATCGGAATCACTTCAATTGGTACTTTTATCGGGGCTGGTGGTTTAGGTGACATTATTACTCGTGGCGTCAACGCTACGAACGGTGGTGCGATTATTCTAGCCGGAGCAATTCCGACCGCTCTAATGGCTATTATCTCCGACATTTTATTGGAGTATTTAGAAACACGTTTAGACCCTTCTAAACGTGCTGCAAGAAGAAAATAA
- a CDS encoding osmoprotectant ABC transporter substrate-binding protein, with the protein MKTFKKWIILPLLTIFLSACSLPGLGATYSSDGIIITGGTTTEMQVLAYLVEGMISHYMPDASIGLVNNLGSSTLNHQALIGGDANVSAVRYTGTSLTGELGLKPITDPEKAYDTVVAGFDEQFDQVWFPSYGFANTYAFLVTKEFSKENNVTKISDLAPFAGSLTAGVDNSWMEREGDGYAAFQSLYGFDFDTIYPMQIGLVYDALQAGSMDVVLGYSTDGRIASYDLVVLEDDLNLFPPYDASPVASKEILEMFPELETILLKLADTLTDDKMQEMNYEVDNNLIEPQKAAYEFLEENNYFEDKDVTPLGGQE; encoded by the coding sequence ATGAAAACTTTTAAAAAATGGATAATCCTTCCGCTTTTAACAATTTTTCTTTCTGCCTGTTCTCTTCCTGGTTTAGGTGCTACCTATTCTAGCGATGGAATTATTATTACGGGTGGAACAACTACAGAAATGCAAGTTCTTGCTTATTTAGTAGAAGGCATGATTTCACATTACATGCCCGATGCTTCAATCGGTCTAGTAAATAATTTAGGGTCTTCCACGCTTAATCACCAAGCGCTGATTGGCGGTGACGCAAATGTTTCTGCGGTTCGCTATACTGGAACTTCTTTAACGGGAGAATTAGGCTTAAAGCCAATCACTGACCCTGAAAAAGCTTATGATACCGTAGTAGCAGGATTTGATGAACAATTTGATCAAGTCTGGTTTCCTTCCTATGGATTTGCAAACACCTATGCTTTTTTAGTAACAAAAGAATTTTCTAAAGAAAATAACGTTACTAAAATTAGTGATTTAGCTCCATTTGCTGGATCATTAACCGCGGGTGTAGATAACTCATGGATGGAACGAGAAGGTGATGGTTATGCAGCTTTCCAATCCTTGTATGGTTTTGATTTCGATACGATTTATCCGATGCAAATTGGACTTGTTTACGATGCTTTACAAGCTGGAAGCATGGATGTTGTTTTAGGCTATTCTACAGATGGGCGGATTGCAAGTTATGATCTTGTAGTTTTAGAAGATGACTTGAATTTGTTCCCCCCCTATGATGCCAGTCCGGTCGCATCAAAAGAAATATTAGAAATGTTTCCAGAGTTAGAAACAATTCTACTGAAGTTAGCAGATACATTGACAGATGATAAGATGCAAGAAATGAATTATGAAGTAGATAATAACTTAATCGAACCTCAAAAAGCGGCTTATGAATTTCTAGAAGAAAATAACTACTTTGAAGATAAAGATGTCACACCACTAGGAGGTCAAGAATAA
- a CDS encoding ABC transporter permease has protein sequence MMSFLQNNGSELLSKMGEHFLISFLALALGTVVAVPLGIFLTRSEKVSKYVIGFVSILQTVPSLALLALMIPLFGVGKLPAIVALFIYSLLPILRNTYIGILGVRPDIVDSAKGMGMTNQQQIWQVKVPLAAPVIMSGIRLAGVYVIAWATLASYIGAGGLGDYIFNGLNVYDQEMIVWGTIPVTILALFTDFILGKVEQIVTPTTSSEKGAKS, from the coding sequence ATAATGAGCTTTTTACAAAATAACGGATCAGAACTTCTTTCTAAAATGGGCGAACATTTCCTAATTTCCTTTCTAGCATTGGCTTTAGGAACAGTGGTTGCTGTACCATTAGGAATTTTTCTTACTCGTTCAGAAAAAGTTTCCAAATATGTTATCGGTTTTGTTTCCATCTTACAGACGGTGCCATCCTTAGCTTTATTAGCTTTGATGATCCCTCTATTTGGCGTTGGTAAACTTCCAGCGATTGTTGCTTTGTTTATCTATTCGCTCTTACCAATTTTGAGAAATACATATATTGGTATACTTGGGGTTCGCCCAGATATAGTGGACTCTGCAAAGGGGATGGGAATGACGAATCAGCAACAAATCTGGCAAGTAAAGGTTCCGTTAGCCGCTCCCGTTATTATGTCCGGTATTCGTTTAGCAGGAGTTTATGTGATTGCATGGGCGACGCTTGCATCTTACATTGGTGCGGGCGGACTGGGTGATTATATTTTTAACGGATTGAATGTGTACGATCAAGAAATGATTGTCTGGGGAACCATTCCTGTTACAATCCTCGCATTATTCACAGACTTCATTCTCGGTAAAGTGGAGCAAATTGTTACTCCAACTACCTCTTCTGAGAAAGGAGCAAAATCATGA
- a CDS encoding ABC transporter ATP-binding protein has translation MIEFKNVTKLYPNGKKAVDNISLEFDTGEFVVFIGTSGSGKTTSMRMINRMIEPTEGEILIDGENIQKKNAVELRRKIGYVIQQIGLMPHMTIYENIVLVPKLLGWPEEKQKSTAEDLIKRVDLPTEFLDRYPSELSGGQQQRIGVIRALAADQNIILMDEPFGALDPITRDALQELVKHLQQEMGKTVVFVTHDMDEALKLADRIVIMQEGKVVQFDTPDNILANPANEFVEDFIGEERLTQAQTNLKTVDQIMNRRVITMEAGNSLADAIKLMRSERVDNLFIVDSDNKLLGILSVEIIERNRRRNVTVDEVMEEVMFVREGTLVRDALQRILILGYKNIPVVSEDDHLLGLITRASIVDIVYDSIWQGADLDEMEEVLETTILEGAGVEPQKELIE, from the coding sequence ATGATTGAATTTAAAAATGTAACAAAGCTTTATCCGAACGGAAAAAAAGCAGTAGACAATATTTCTCTGGAATTTGACACCGGCGAATTTGTTGTTTTTATTGGTACAAGTGGAAGTGGTAAGACTACTTCCATGCGAATGATTAATCGAATGATTGAACCTACTGAAGGTGAAATTCTAATTGATGGAGAAAATATTCAGAAGAAAAATGCTGTCGAACTCCGCCGAAAAATTGGCTACGTCATCCAACAAATCGGCTTAATGCCCCATATGACCATTTATGAGAACATTGTTCTTGTTCCAAAACTATTAGGATGGCCCGAAGAAAAACAAAAATCAACAGCAGAAGATTTAATTAAACGAGTAGATTTGCCTACTGAATTCTTAGATCGCTATCCTTCTGAGCTTTCTGGCGGCCAACAGCAAAGAATCGGTGTTATCCGAGCCTTGGCTGCTGATCAAAACATTATTTTGATGGATGAGCCTTTTGGTGCTCTTGATCCTATTACGCGTGATGCCCTGCAAGAACTGGTTAAACATTTGCAACAGGAGATGGGAAAAACAGTTGTTTTCGTTACACATGACATGGACGAAGCACTCAAATTGGCTGACCGGATTGTTATTATGCAAGAAGGAAAAGTTGTTCAATTTGATACGCCCGATAATATTTTGGCAAATCCAGCAAATGAATTTGTTGAAGATTTTATTGGAGAAGAACGCTTAACACAAGCTCAAACAAATTTAAAAACAGTGGATCAAATTATGAATCGAAGAGTCATTACAATGGAAGCTGGAAATTCATTAGCTGATGCCATTAAATTAATGCGTTCTGAACGTGTGGACAATTTATTTATTGTTGACAGTGATAATAAATTACTAGGAATTCTTTCTGTCGAAATCATCGAAAGAAATCGACGTCGTAATGTAACCGTGGATGAAGTTATGGAAGAAGTAATGTTTGTACGAGAAGGTACTCTTGTCCGTGATGCTTTACAACGGATCCTGATTCTAGGTTACAAAAACATTCCAGTAGTTAGTGAAGATGATCATTTATTGGGTCTTATTACACGAGCTTCTATTGTAGATATTGTTTATGATTCTATTTGGCAAGGTGCTGACTTGGATGAAATGGAAGAAGTGCTTGAAACCACTATACTTGAGGGCGCTGGTGTTGAACCGCAAAAGGAGCTGATTGAATAA